One window of the Catenulispora sp. EB89 genome contains the following:
- a CDS encoding beta-phosphoglucomutase family hydrolase: MDDTSAKTGLPKQIKACLFDLDGVLTETATVHARAWKEMFDAFLRSRPGPFVPFDPVADYDTYVDGKTRADGTRSFLASRHIELPDGSPDDPPSAETVNGLGNAKNEIVLRLLDSDGVHVYAGSVRYLKAVQAAGLHRAVVSSSANCESVLKAAGIADLFEVRVDGVTIEKEHLPGKPAPDTYLAAAEALGVKPDEAAVFEDALAGVRAGEAGKFGFVVGVDRAGQAQALRDAGADTVVTDLAELLGKADQS; encoded by the coding sequence ATGGACGATACATCCGCGAAGACTGGTCTTCCGAAGCAGATCAAAGCGTGTCTGTTCGATCTGGACGGTGTGCTCACCGAGACGGCGACGGTGCATGCCAGGGCGTGGAAGGAGATGTTCGACGCGTTCTTGCGTTCGCGTCCTGGGCCTTTCGTGCCGTTCGATCCGGTGGCGGACTACGACACATATGTCGATGGCAAGACTCGGGCCGATGGGACACGGTCGTTTTTGGCGTCCCGGCACATCGAGCTGCCGGATGGCTCTCCCGATGACCCGCCGAGTGCCGAGACGGTCAACGGGTTGGGCAACGCCAAGAACGAGATCGTCTTGCGGCTGCTGGACTCCGACGGGGTGCACGTCTACGCCGGTTCGGTCCGGTATCTGAAGGCTGTTCAGGCGGCGGGGCTGCATCGGGCGGTGGTGTCCTCCAGCGCCAACTGCGAAAGCGTGCTCAAGGCTGCGGGGATCGCTGACCTGTTCGAAGTTCGCGTCGACGGGGTCACCATCGAGAAGGAGCATCTGCCGGGCAAGCCGGCTCCGGACACGTACCTGGCCGCGGCGGAGGCCTTGGGTGTGAAGCCCGATGAGGCCGCGGTGTTCGAGGACGCCTTGGCGGGCGTGCGGGCCGGGGAGGCCGGCAAGTTCGGGTTCGTGGTGGGCGTCGATCGCGCGGGGCAGGCTCAGGCGTTGCGGGATGCCGGTGCTGACACGGTCGTGACCGACTTGGCTGAGCTGTTGGGCAAGGCGGATCAGTCGTGA
- a CDS encoding glycoside hydrolase family 65 protein, with protein MIQHPSYAVEPWSLRETELGLDVLGQSESVFALGNGHIGWRGNLDEGEPHGLPGSYLNGVYESRPLPYAEAGYGDPEAGQTVINVTNGKVIRLMVDDSPFDLRYGRCLGHERVLDFRTGLLEREVEWESPAGKRVKVRSARMVSLVQRSVAAIVYEVEAVDSELWVVIQSELVANEEIPRAAADPRAAAVLEAPLQPEEHSSRPAGGVLVHRTAVSGLRVAAAMDHQVQALPSLPSLKETVECFEDLARYTVTAMLQPGERLRLIKYVSYGWSQARSEPAVRAQAEAALAGAVQTGWDGLVAEQRAYLDDFWARADVEVEGDAEIQQAVRFALFHVLQAGARAEGRAIPAKGLTGTGYDGHAFWDTETFVLPVLTYTVPHAAADALRWRCDTLPQALERARQLGLKGAAFPWRTITGAECSGYWPAGTAAFHVGADIADAVTRYISATGDTEFEKTTGLELLIHTARLWRSLGHHDPQGRFRIDGVTGPDEYSAIADNNVYTNLMAQHNLTCAAQVAERYPDKALHHGVDAEEAASWRDAATAMYIPYDPATGIHPQSDGFTTHETWDFTNTTPEQYPLLLHFPYFDLYRKQVVKQADLVLAMHLRPAAFTDEQKTRNFDYYETLTVRDSSLSACSQAVIAAEVGHLQLAGDYLAEAALMDLDDLEHNTRDGLHMASLAGSWIALVAGLAGMREHNGTLCFKPRLPAGITRLAVNLCVRGSRLRVEVTGDAVSYQLVEGDALHLLHHDEPIEVGEGASVTRAIPRIAPTTPPRQPVGRAPLRREATG; from the coding sequence GTGATTCAGCATCCGTCGTATGCGGTGGAGCCGTGGAGTCTGCGGGAGACGGAGCTGGGCCTGGATGTGCTGGGTCAGAGCGAGTCGGTGTTCGCTTTGGGGAATGGGCATATCGGGTGGCGGGGGAATCTGGATGAGGGTGAGCCGCATGGCCTGCCCGGGTCGTATCTGAACGGCGTGTACGAGTCGCGGCCGTTGCCCTATGCCGAGGCCGGATACGGCGACCCTGAAGCCGGTCAGACGGTCATCAACGTGACCAATGGCAAGGTGATCCGGCTGATGGTCGACGATTCGCCGTTCGACCTGCGGTATGGCCGCTGTTTGGGGCATGAGCGGGTTCTGGACTTCCGGACTGGCTTGCTGGAGCGGGAGGTGGAGTGGGAGTCGCCGGCCGGTAAGCGGGTGAAGGTGCGTTCGGCGCGCATGGTGTCGTTGGTGCAGCGTTCAGTGGCGGCGATCGTCTATGAGGTGGAGGCTGTCGATTCCGAGCTGTGGGTGGTCATCCAGTCCGAGTTGGTCGCCAACGAGGAGATTCCGCGGGCTGCCGCTGATCCCCGAGCCGCAGCCGTGTTGGAGGCGCCTTTGCAGCCGGAGGAGCACAGCAGTCGTCCGGCGGGAGGGGTGCTGGTGCACCGGACCGCGGTTAGCGGGCTGCGGGTCGCTGCGGCGATGGACCATCAGGTGCAGGCGCTGCCGTCGTTGCCGTCGCTGAAAGAGACTGTGGAGTGCTTCGAGGACCTGGCTCGGTACACCGTCACGGCGATGCTTCAGCCGGGGGAGCGGTTGCGGCTGATCAAATACGTTTCCTACGGCTGGTCTCAAGCTCGTTCAGAGCCTGCGGTTCGGGCTCAGGCTGAGGCCGCGCTGGCTGGTGCCGTCCAGACTGGCTGGGACGGTTTGGTCGCCGAGCAGCGTGCGTATCTGGATGATTTCTGGGCCCGCGCTGACGTCGAGGTGGAGGGCGACGCCGAGATCCAGCAGGCGGTGCGGTTCGCGTTGTTCCATGTGTTGCAGGCCGGCGCCAGGGCCGAGGGCCGGGCCATCCCGGCCAAGGGCCTGACCGGCACCGGATACGACGGCCACGCGTTCTGGGACACCGAGACTTTTGTTCTGCCGGTGCTGACATACACCGTCCCGCACGCCGCCGCCGACGCCCTGCGCTGGCGCTGCGACACCCTGCCCCAGGCGTTGGAGCGCGCCCGGCAGTTGGGCCTGAAAGGCGCCGCGTTCCCCTGGCGCACCATCACCGGCGCCGAATGCTCCGGATACTGGCCGGCCGGCACCGCCGCCTTCCACGTCGGCGCCGACATCGCCGACGCCGTCACCCGCTACATCAGCGCCACCGGCGACACCGAATTCGAAAAAACCACCGGCCTGGAACTACTCATCCACACCGCCCGACTGTGGCGCTCACTAGGCCACCACGACCCCCAAGGCCGATTCCGCATCGACGGCGTCACCGGACCCGATGAATACTCCGCCATCGCCGACAATAACGTCTACACAAACCTGATGGCCCAACACAACCTCACCTGCGCCGCGCAGGTCGCCGAACGCTACCCCGACAAAGCCCTCCACCACGGCGTCGACGCCGAAGAAGCCGCCTCCTGGCGCGACGCCGCCACAGCCATGTACATCCCCTACGACCCCGCCACCGGCATCCACCCCCAATCCGACGGCTTCACCACCCACGAAACCTGGGACTTCACCAACACCACCCCCGAGCAATACCCCCTCCTACTGCACTTCCCCTACTTCGACCTCTACCGCAAACAAGTCGTCAAACAAGCCGACCTGGTCCTGGCCATGCACCTCCGCCCCGCCGCCTTCACCGACGAGCAGAAAACCCGCAACTTCGACTACTACGAAACCCTCACCGTCCGCGACTCCTCCCTATCAGCCTGCAGCCAAGCCGTCATCGCCGCCGAAGTCGGACACCTCCAACTCGCAGGCGACTACCTCGCCGAAGCCGCCCTCATGGACCTCGACGACCTGGAACACAACACCCGCGACGGACTCCACATGGCCTCCCTCGCCGGCTCCTGGATCGCCCTCGTCGCAGGACTCGCCGGCATGCGTGAACACAACGGCACCCTCTGCTTCAAACCACGACTCCCCGCAGGGATTACGCGGCTGGCTGTCAACCTGTGCGTGCGTGGCAGTCGACTGCGGGTCGAGGTGACGGGGGATGCTGTCAGCTATCAGCTCGTTGAGGGGGATGCGCTGCATCTGCTGCATCATGACGAACCTATTGAGGTTGGCGAAGGCGCGTCGGTTACCAGGGCGATTCCGCGGATAGCGCCGACCACGCCGCCTCGCCAGCCGGTCGGGCGCGCGCCGCTGCGTCGGGAGGCGACGGGATGA
- a CDS encoding IS3 family transposase (programmed frameshift) yields MSNRKPYPADLRDRAVRLVLETEDQYPSRDAAVKSIAAKLGIGTAQSLRNWVRQAEVDAGARPGVSTAEAARIKALERENAELRRANEILKAAAKFLRGRARPATSTLVRFIDEHRDRFGGVEPICTTLTTHGCPIAPSTYYKFKKRPVSARALRDAELKALIAQVHADNYGVYGVRKVWRQLQRQGHQVARCTVERLMRELGLFGVVRGKKVRTTICDPAAERAPDLVKRAFVAAAPNRVWVADFTHVAAHAGIVYVAFVVDTYSRRIVGWSAATNKRTPLVLAALEMGIWQRDRAGQERNGLIHHSDAGSQYTSFRLAAHLAGEGIAASIGTVGDALDNALMESTIGLYKTELIKRLGPWRTLTDVELATAEWTDWYNNHRLHGEIGHVPPTEYETAFYQNQQTAKLTTQT; encoded by the exons ATGTCGAACAGGAAGCCATACCCCGCTGATCTGCGGGATCGGGCGGTACGCCTGGTGTTAGAGACCGAGGACCAGTACCCATCCCGGGACGCGGCGGTCAAGTCCATCGCGGCCAAGCTCGGGATCGGGACGGCCCAGTCGCTGCGGAACTGGGTGCGTCAGGCCGAGGTCGATGCCGGCGCCAGGCCCGGGGTCAGCACCGCGGAAGCTGCCCGGATCAAGGCGTTGGAGCGGGAGAACGCCGAGCTGCGCCGGGCCAATGAGATCCTCAAAGCAGCAGCCA AGTTTCTTCGCGGCCGAGCTCGACCGGCCACATCGACGCTCGTGAGATTCATCGACGAGCACCGGGACCGCTTCGGCGGCGTCGAGCCGATATGCACCACGCTCACCACGCACGGCTGCCCGATCGCCCCATCCACCTACTACAAGTTCAAGAAACGGCCTGTCTCGGCCCGGGCCCTACGCGATGCCGAGCTCAAGGCCCTCATCGCGCAGGTCCATGCCGACAACTACGGCGTGTACGGGGTGCGCAAAGTGTGGCGTCAGCTGCAGCGGCAAGGCCACCAGGTCGCCCGCTGCACCGTGGAACGTCTGATGCGCGAGCTGGGCCTGTTCGGTGTGGTGCGCGGCAAGAAGGTCCGCACCACGATCTGCGATCCGGCGGCCGAACGGGCCCCGGATCTGGTCAAGCGGGCGTTCGTCGCCGCAGCCCCGAACCGAGTCTGGGTCGCGGACTTCACACACGTGGCCGCGCACGCCGGCATCGTCTATGTGGCCTTCGTCGTGGACACCTACTCCCGCCGGATCGTGGGCTGGTCTGCGGCCACCAACAAGCGCACGCCCCTGGTGCTGGCCGCCTTGGAGATGGGCATATGGCAGCGTGACCGTGCCGGGCAGGAGCGCAACGGCCTCATCCATCACTCGGATGCTGGATCGCAGTACACCAGCTTCCGCCTCGCGGCCCACCTTGCAGGCGAAGGCATCGCCGCCTCCATCGGCACCGTCGGCGACGCCCTGGACAACGCACTCATGGAGTCGACGATCGGGCTCTACAAGACCGAACTGATCAAACGCCTCGGTCCCTGGCGCACCCTGACCGACGTCGAACTGGCCACCGCCGAATGGACCGACTGGTACAACAACCACCGTCTACACGGTGAGATAGGCCACGTCCCACCAACTGAATACGAGACAGCCTTCTACCAAAACCAGCAAACAGCCAAGCTCACAACCCAAACCTAG
- a CDS encoding histone-like nucleoid-structuring protein Lsr2 yields MPEPTDTRLDARTVRAWLRRNGVEISDRGRIPSDLIARYERAHGLDRIPDDQGRALPLLPHFLHGALLIRTDFSDDDAWLAVIAAVRAPTVEGFTAHIDICEDRAFADLPPDRLTAHLPNRHRHSVLFVVDAVTIRNPEHPLVAIGLDVTQPPVATLRIIPSAVQMIENNLTSTKMWFQDFVVQADPDGVLRLY; encoded by the coding sequence ATGCCTGAGCCGACAGATACCCGCTTAGACGCCCGCACTGTGCGAGCTTGGCTGAGGCGGAATGGTGTGGAGATCTCGGATCGCGGTCGCATTCCGAGCGATCTTATAGCTCGGTACGAGCGGGCACACGGGCTCGACCGGATTCCCGACGACCAGGGCCGCGCGCTTCCACTACTGCCTCATTTCCTTCATGGAGCGTTGCTCATCCGCACCGATTTCTCCGACGACGATGCCTGGCTCGCGGTGATCGCTGCGGTACGGGCGCCAACAGTGGAAGGCTTCACAGCGCACATCGACATCTGTGAGGATCGCGCGTTCGCGGATCTGCCTCCCGACCGGCTCACAGCCCACCTTCCCAACCGCCACAGGCACTCGGTCCTGTTCGTTGTCGACGCGGTCACCATCCGGAATCCCGAGCATCCGCTCGTCGCCATCGGTCTTGACGTCACGCAGCCACCCGTTGCCACGCTGCGGATCATCCCGTCGGCCGTGCAAATGATCGAGAACAACCTGACCAGTACCAAAATGTGGTTCCAGGACTTCGTGGTCCAGGCCGACCCGGACGGCGTGCTGCGTCTCTACTGA